A stretch of the Drosophila sulfurigaster albostrigata strain 15112-1811.04 chromosome 2L, ASM2355843v2, whole genome shotgun sequence genome encodes the following:
- the LOC133850184 gene encoding cytochrome b5-related protein: MVIEKWKECGIATKFPTYRNSPLVTVHSWQKGKRQDDEAEGLWRIHDGIYDFTEFIDKHPGGPFWIRETKGTDITEAFEAHHLTSTPEKMISKYKVRDAAKPRIYTLTLHEDGFYKTLKERVKQQLKTIDKRPKRKSDLIHLGILLSTYLFAVASVKYHSLLALVLAGVALCWTVIVSHNYFHRRDNWQMYTFNLGLMNFCAWRISHAMSHHIYPNSYYDLELSMFEPLLCWVPNPHIKSKALRYISLITEPLAYAVAFFIQVLTRIYYSLRHTNIMYWHDLLPLTIPLVMYLGSSGSAGLLFCVRQWLAMTSIASFSFCVIGLNAAHHDPEIYHEGDKNREDRDWGLFQVDTIIDRGDLKWSQFLVLTHFGDHVLHHLFPTLDHGLLPALYPVLYETLDQFKGELRECNHIEHMIGQHKQLLRIHSNPRAPGEGK; this comes from the exons ATGGTGATTGAAAAGTGGAAGGAGTGTGGCATTGCCACCAAATTTCCCACTTACCGCAACTCGCCGCTGGTAACGGTGCACAGCTGGCAGAAGGGCAAGCGACAGGATGACGAGGCCGAAGGATTGTGGCGCATACACGATGGCATCTATGACTTCACGGAGTTCATTGATAAACATCCCGGTGGTCCCTTTTGGATACGTGAAACCAAGGGCACGGACATCACCGAGGCGTTTGAGGCTCACCATTTGACCTCCACTCCAGAGAAGATGATCAGCAAGTACAAGGTGCGGGATGCTGCAAAGCCAAGGATCTACACGCTAACGCTGCACGAGGATGGCTTCTACAAGACGCTGAAGGAACGTGTGAAGCAGCAGCTCAAGACTATTGACAAGCGCCCAAAGCGCAAGAGCGAT CTAATCCATCTGGGCATCTTGCTGTCCACTTACCTCTTCGCTGTGGCCAGCGTTAAGTACCACAGTCTGTTGGCTTTGGTTCTGGCTGGCGTGGCGCTCTGCTGGACGGTGATTGTGTCCCACAACTATTTCCATCGTCGCGACAACTGGCAGATGTACACCTTCAATCTGGGCCTGATGAACTTCTGCGCATGGCGCATCTCACACGCCATGTCACATCACATCTATCCCAATTCCTACTACGATCTGGAACTGAGCATGTTTGAACCGTTGCTCTGCTGGGTGCCCAATCCACACATCAAGAGCAAAGCATTGCGCTATATATCGTTGATCACAGAGCCATTGGCCTATGCCGTTGCCTTCTTCATACAAGTGCTCACGCG CATCTACTACTCGTTGCGTCACACGAATATTATGTATTGGCACGATCTCTTGCCCCTGACAATACCGCTAGTCATGTATTTGGGATCTTCTGGATCGGCGGGCTTGTTGTTCTGTGTGCGCCAGTGGCTGGCGATGACGTCGATTGCCAGCTTTTCGTTTTGTGTAATCGGCTTGAATGCCGCTCATCATGACCCAGAGATCTATCACGAGGGCGACAAGAATCGTGAGGATCGCGATTGGGGCTTGTTCCAGGTGGACACCATTATCGATCGCGGTGACTTAAAGTGGTCACAGTTTTTGGTGCTCACACACTTTGGTGATCATGTGCTGCATCATTTGTTCCCCACACTCGATCATGGCCTGCTCCCTGCTCTCTATCCGGTGCTCTACGAGACGCTGGATCAATTCAAGGGTGAGCTGCGCGAATGCAATCACATCGAACACATGATCGGCCAGCACAAGCAACTTCTGCGCATACATTCCAATCCCAGAGCTCCGGGTGAGGGCAAATAA